GAGATATGGAGAGGGAGAGAGGCTAATGGCCTGCACCAGGGCTTGGAACAGACTGAAGAATCCGATCAATGCGAGCAAGGTGGCGAGCAAAGAGCTTCTCGTTATCGAGCGTGGCGTGGCCCTTCTTGCTAGGAGCAGAAGCTGGTACTTTACTACCCTTTGGAAGGGCACTCAGCATCAAGCTTGCAAACAAGGAAGGAACATTTTCGTTCCTTTCCCCTGCGTTTAGTAGCTTCCTACTTTCCATTTGCGGTACAAATGAAGCAGATATTATCACCAAGAAAATAATCACCAGAGAACTGAAACGAGCCATAAAATAAGGTGCAAAAGAAATTGCAGGAAACGAGATCAAAAAGGAAGAGAGAAATGGAATCTGGGTTTCGCAGGTGAAGTAACAGAAAGAGGAAACTTGAAGACAAGTTGTGATGTAGCCGGTGGTTTATTTGATGCAATGGTGATGGGGGCTTAGTGCACAAATATATATAGtgaaagagagagggagagaaagTAAGAAATCATGCAATGAACCAACGCGTGACGGCCGGAGGTCAGAGCGTGGAGCTCAATCAAAGTTAGAATATGAGCAGGGAAAGATGTGGCTAAgtcaaacattttaaattaatgtTTGAAAACTAAGAGAAACAAGGAACAGGAAAAAAGTAAGTTTGAAGTTGAATGAATGAAGTTGAAATCAACTATAAATGTATGTTATTACTAAAAATGAGTGTTGAGAAGGCCGCGTGTATAGGTAAATGAAAAAAAGGGTTAGGTTAGGTATGCTGCCGGCCAGTTTTCTTGGCAATTTCATGCACCGTCAACACTTGATTTTTAAAGTCCAAACTGAAACAGTAACGGGTCCTGACATCCACGTTTGGGTTTTTATTTAGGGTATTGTTTCATGCGTAATTCAAGTCTTCGACTTGGGATTTTACGAATTTACTTCAAGATTGGTTTAGGTAATTCGTATTCAGATAGTGATGTCCAACAAATGATTTTAAGAATTAATTGGTGTGAGTTGTTAGGGGGAATTTGTAAGGTCGAAAAGAATTAGCTAAAGCTTTGATTATTGGCAgattaaacttgaaattaaataGTAAGATTTTAAGATCTTCAAGGTCCCACTCAATGTCAAAATTGAAAAAGTGTTTTTCTTAAGTGACAACGGCATGGTAATCGTCTCTTTAATGGGCCTCTTAAGACCTTCGTTTTAACTGTTGCTATACATAAGCTCAACGACCCAACAAATTAACATAGAACCGACAGGACAGTCATGGTCGCTGTTATAAATTTTGATGTGGGTGggaaattgtaaatttttttattgcaaACTCCAAACGAAGAATCTGAGAAGACTTTGTTATCATATCCTTAACCTCATCCCAAGAGCTGCCAAGCAAAAAGGCCAAATTAGATGAGactattaattaattagtaaGGTGGTTGAAAGCTAGGATCTTAATTAACAGTTCTTCCATTGATAGTTGTTTGGCACGTAATCGAATATAAGCTGCCGTCAGGGGCCTGTTGTTTGTCTGATTAGTTAATCAAAATTTGAACAAGTTTTGTACAATATCTGTTTATTAGTTTGAGGTTAAAGCTAATCCAGAGACTAAAACTGTCACGTACCGAAAAGGAAGCTCTTAATCTCATTGTCGATTAATTGGTCTTCAACAGACAGCCTTCCTTGCTTCTATGGAATTTGTCCGTACTCTTTACCAAACTAGCAGCATTTATTTGGCTCATTTTGCAGGCAGAAAATAACCACTAATGAATTGAAAACCCTCTTTTTTTCCTATTTGGGGGTTTAGTTTAATCAAGTGAGATTCTGGCCACAATTGGCACAAAAAAACCTTGGAgaatattagtgtatatttatgttttaagttaataTAGAAGATGCAAGGGGAGACCTTCCGCCGCTCTCATCAAttccaagagaaaaaaaattacttgaaaattataatataaacgttaaaatattttatagcttgaatatttttacaaatttaaaatttaatttttgtatttttatttttaataatttaatttatttatttattaaattttaaaatttaaatttaattattaatactgtcaatttttttattagatttattgattaaaatttaaaaattagaataattaaaattttaaaaataaaagtacatgagaccctaatataaaaatatttatatatcaatGTATGTTTCGGTTGTCCAATGAAATCAAATCTCCTACATTTgaagcaaaagaaaggaaaaagaatagtttgacaaaaaaaaaagcaatgaaATTATAATCATATTTTGATTGTGTTCTTTTAGAGTGGCTTAGcaaatttaataaggtttatgTTACAATTATATACACGTATCCATATATGAATACACCTGCCAACTTTATactaagtgaataaattatttgtttgacattaattatatattaatattattgacTCAATTTATTGTTAATTTAGTTCTCATTAAGTTTAAAATCAAAATACTTGTATTAAGCTTCAAAAGAGAATTATTATTagttttgataaataaattaaaagaaaaaaaagccgGCCAATATTTTATCAAACAACTTTGATTTCAATGATAAAATAGtcattcaattttcaaaaaataacaaattggtCATTAACGTTATCAAAAAGTTACAAATCAGTCACCCATTAACGTTACCGGTCCCTTCTTTCTTTCCCCCTCTCTTCTTCgttttttttcttctgtttttgTGTTCTATATCTGGAATAATCTCATTTGGTAGAGTTTGATTTTGAAGTTGAAGGTTTGGGTTTTAttatactcattaagctttacCACCAAATCACGCTGATTATACTCGTTTTCATTAAGCAAAgagaaattaaagataaaaaatcaAACAACAATCCAAAAAATTAAACCTCAATTTCGAAATGAGTCGCTTCAATTTCAAGAAAGAAGTCAAAGAATCAAAAGATAAATGAAACCTTTAAATTGTTTTCCAAATGAGAGGGAATAAGGATgtaaaaatatttgtttgatacaaaataaaaaaacaaagagacGGATAAAAAAACGGAAAAAAATACAACtttcatgaaattaaaggattaaaattgagaaaaaaacaagaaaataattttttataactgtcactcaactttgatttatttttcttcttcttctcttattCTTCTACTACTAAGTTAGGGTTTTTATTGGGGTTGTTTAAATGAAAACTTAGATTCTAATGTGACCGATTAAATACCACGTCAATTTGCCGTTACGTCTGTAACGAAAAATGGTTAATAGGATGGGTTTGTcattttttgaaagttgaatgactgTTTTGTTATTAAGATCAAAGTTGAATAACTATTGGTATAATTTACTCATAAATATATTATACGAGTAGCAATGGGCAAAATACTTGCTATTGTTTAATTATGTGAAAGGAAAAAAACtaataattactaaaaaaaagggaaaaagaaaaacaggTGCTATTAgttagaattttttattaatttaaatttttttagttaaatttgatattcggtatttttaaaaaaattaaatttgattataagttttttttttaaaaaagttcgtttactaatttttaacaaaaatattgactaaaaagttaaatttttagtcaatatttttaaACATGACTGCTCAAATGGCAATTCATGATATactttatgcttttttttttaatttgtatgaatttttattttttaatttatttattgatgtgatatataagacaaatagtgACACATTAACATGAAATGTACATGAATTACCATGCCAACattataaaaagaattaaattttagtttacatttccattaaaaaacgatttaattatttttaaaaaattaataataaaattaactaaaaaataatcataaaattaacaaaaaaaaattgtaaacattaaaaattaaatttaacattatacgTTAATatatatggattaaattaatcattattgGGAAACCATGAAAATTATAGTactataaattaatatttgataaatgaCTCTCACATTAATTTGCTGGAGGCTACTACCaacaattataaaattagaacCAAGTTCAAAAGTCAATGGAATTTTGTTGTGAGACTTGATTATGCTTCAACCACcattatatatatcatcatcttcAGTTTCCTTAATCCTTAGCAActaaaacattttattatttttatgattgaactttagtttgatttatattgATATTATTGTCAGTGTAAAAAGACATGGATTAAGTGCGCAAAGACATGGATTAAGTGCGCTGCAATGCAtcatcctcctatttaagggttggagagAGACTATAAGTAATTTtaggtattatataaaaaaaatataataataacttataatgaaattaatattaaaaaaagttattattcttataaaaaaaactttcattattttattttatgattttgtttttatagcatgagaaattaaaattatttttttaacacgaaaaatataattaaaaaatagtcatgtatttcatttttttaaaattattattatcctACTAGTCAAGGAGGATATAATTTTTAGTTTGTGCTAACAACTAGACATTACTTGAATTATGTAGACCCAAGGATCATGTACTGATGAGTTAGATTAGAAAAAAAGAGGAGAGATTAATGTGTATAAGAAAGgaatttgacttatttaattatttattatacatctagtttacattaattaaataatttgtatTAGTCGGCATTTGATAACAGATGCAATGaataattttgagtaaaaatatacaAGTGTTTCTATGTCATCCAATGTATGTTATTTGTTAACGCATTTAGCACCAAATGGCCCCACATTAAACTTGAAGAATTTGAAAGATGATTTTGTTTTGTATGGAGAAAGTCAACAACAAAGAGTCCTCAATATGAGGCCAAATTAAACAtcatttttgaaatattatttatttagtctCTTCAACAACAAATTTTGGAGTCATGTCACAATGCTTTTTAGATATAGAAAATGGACTTTAGGGTTAGAGGAAGGGGTTGTGAAAATCGAGATTTGAATCCAAATTTCTTTCAGCTGTCATAAAGATTTACTTATTCCTAATtagtggccacatttactttggGCTTAAACATTCTATCATTACGAAACGTAATAAACGTAGGATTATAagccatatattttattattttatttagctcATTAGATTGAAATATAATAGTTGGcggaatgtaaaattatttaaaaaatacattttaatatattaCTCGAATTTGATCTTTTAACAAATTAGTTCTTAATCACgatttcataaaattatgataaattattgaaattcttatatattaataaatatattatgtgaactaaatttataatttataataatccaTGAAAAATACTTTTGTCACCAATCATAATTAATatactaataaataaattattgaagtaaatataataattataattttaaagtaaGATATCTATTGTTTCACtattaagaaaaaataatatttttgtttttaatttagctTTAAATTTTACTTgagaaaaaaacttaaattgattaaaataataaaaataatggataaattcattcaaaatttaatattacacTTGTAATCTAAGATAATCAATGGAATGGGACATAATGAGATTCCACcctatattatgacatattgacaTTATTTGAGTATTTAAGATTACAAGGTGGTCGAAATGTTAAAAATCCAACCAACGAAATCTTATTCTATTATGTAATATTACAAGCCGCAATGTAAGATTCAACCAATCAAACTCGCCCTTAGAGAGCGTTTGGTTCGTGAAAtcttatattacattttataataGGATTACGAGAATGTAAAATTAAGGGTGAAACGCGAGATTACTTTGTTTGGTTCATTTGGTTGGAATGTAATATTTAAGTATTTGGTTGATGGAATGTAAGATTAtctaaaaacaaattttactatATTATCCTTGTTACAAAATATGGACCCGTTAACCAAATAATTAAGTTAGCTACCGAGAGGATGCTAAAGAGCAAGTTAGTTCACCAAATTGCCAATCATTCTATAACCCTAATAGCcgaaaagaaaaaactaaaatcctgtagagaaaaaaaaagattgaaatcTATGACCtcaatgaaagtttatattgaaATGACAATTTAAATCACAAACAACAAAGCAGATAAGCTTCAAACTTCAATCTATATCAGGAAccttaaattaatagaataagtactagtaattattcttgataaaaaaattaaactcataataaaaagaaatttaggattttaaaattgaaagttgATGGAAACTTACAAACAATACAACACAGAGGAAGGATGGTGATGGTGGCCATTGTACAAGGTCTTCTATTTCTACCTATCCTTCTATATATTcttcttaattaattaaacaattatTCGTAATAATTGAGAGAACATTTCTAAAAAAAACAAGCTAAAGAATTCATAACAATCAACAACACAATAACTTAACAAACATTGAACCTACAACGTAAATTGAAATCAACAAACACAAAGCTTAAAACAAATATTGGAAAGAacggaaaaaaaattaaaattatctctCAATGCAATAAGCCACAAAGTAATACAAAGACACAActagaaattgaaaatattaaacttacttaattTGAGACAAAGGTGAATGTTTAGGAGCATATGGAGTTAAAATTGGGAAGTGAAGGCTAGGAATTTTGATTTTCAAACTTactgagagagaaaaaaaaagaagaaaatgagatattttgatttttgtcttaaaatataataaaaatagatgatAATTTCGTCTAAAAATTTAGATTATGCCTGTAATCTTAGATTACCTAAGAAAAAAGTCGTAATGAGATAACATCTTATATTACAGGTTGGTTGTGACATGAGATTACGAGATAGTAAGAATGTTGAAATCTGAATACCATAATCTCATTTCAGAATGTAAGATTACGAGCTGTAATGTTATATTCAATGAGTCAAATGCCCCTTACAAATTATGGGTTTTTTTGACACAATATTAGGGATAGAGATGGGGTAACATGGTTTGAACCCGTACCAAACAAGTGTTTGACAAGAGCTTTAATCACCACTTCATTTAAGTCAAAAAAGTTATTAATGTGAAGACTTAAATCTTATAGATTACGGCACCTTAGTTCGtagaaaataatttcaaataataaaacgGATAAAAACATTTATgattatactaaaaaaaataatattataatattatttttatcaacCATGATATTTAGTGAACTTAATAATAAACACAAGAAAACATATAGAAAACATCAGAATGTATTCAAACTTTTTAACTCAAACTTGGAATCAAAATTCTAAAGAAAAATCATAGGAACTATGACTTGTGAGCTTTTCTCACATTCCAAGAAACTCTTCATTTAAATGAACGCAAATAAATAAATGGTCGACATTGTTGACTTCAATAGCAATACTTGAAGAGAAATATGGTCCTGAATTACCAACACGAGGAGGAAATTTGAAGAAATCCAAGGAGACAAATAGGTGAAAAGAAACACCAAAAATTCATGTTAAAACTTAGGTGAAAATAAATTGTCGGCATTAAATTAAAAAGGGAAGATGTTTTGCTGGGCATTACGCGTACAAAAGGGTCACTAAAACATTAGCCCATGTCAACAGGTCACGTATCTGGGAAGCGACAACATGGGCGTTGTCTCACTAAGTTTCAGACACCTGAGTCAGTGACATAACTTTCTGCTTCAAGATATTGCTATTATAAACATCTTCATTTGACtttctaaatatttatatataaacttattattcaataaaagattttttattggttttgtaaaaaaaaaaaaaccctgaaATGGCGATTGTTATTGATGATGAAAATAGAGAAGTGTAGATGACTTGATGAATTTCATGCtttctcataaaaaaattataaagaaatggaaattttTGAATGACATTTTGTTCCTTAATGTATAGAAGTGAGCACGTAGTTCATGTATTGACTAAGCAGCCTAAGTTGATTATCTcaaaattcatttcaatttattaaatagAAAGAAATTTTTAATAGAGGAAGGATGTAGAAGATATTTAGGGTacaacttttatttaattaacaatgtCTTGAAATAAATCGTATACATAATTCATAAATTTCAtaactaaaaaatttataaatacatttaattattattagattatattatataaaaaatatttataaaaaaatataaaaatcaaatgaaattttaattgcaTTGGCGAGGGATAAATATCAAACCtacatataaactttattttaatgtataatattatacatgaaactttactttgatttagtttttataaaCCCTAGCAACATTGTCAATGTAGTAACATTTTATGCTTATATCCCATGCAcacaaattattatattaatctaatataaaaaataaatagatataattatttatttagatgtgtacaattgaatccaaatcaaaacttaatatgtacatttaaaccataatcaaagttttatatatataatcaaattaaactaaaattcatgTATGAAatcatatattaaaacaaaatttatgtgtaattttgatattatccttaatgaaaattaaagatttagaGACCATAAGGTCGTAAGTTAAAATtccattatattaatatttattaatttataaaatcaataaattatCAGTCATTTCTCAATAAATCAGACATGAAATATTTGACTTATCCAATCACAAAAAGTTTCAAGACTTTAAGAAGtcaataaaataatagtatcaAAAAATTAGGCCATCTCACTCCCCAAAATAAAAAAGCAAAGGCTAAATCCAATTACATGGCCAACCCAAATGGGCCTAATTTTTCAACAAATGATGCAGAATGAGTATCCCAAAGCCTAATAAGGGGAAAACATAAGCTAGAGGAAACTTGCAAAATCTAGTGACGGCATCTTCTCTTCTTTCAACAACTTCACCACTGAATGCATAGAGGGTCCTCTCGTATGATCCTCATTCACGCACCACAGTGCCAGCATTATCATTGCATTCACTTATTCAATATGTTGTTGCACATCTTCTCTCGTAAGGTCAAATATATCCGACAATCGTTTCTCCTGTCATTTCTTTTTTACCAGTTTAAGCAAACAAACATCCGAATCAGGTTGGCTGTAATCCAACACCATCCTCCCTGTGATTACTTCCAGCATAACAATCCCAAATCTGTTAATGTCAACTTTTACGGTGATTCTCGAGTGTTGCCACTCATGAGCCAAGTACCCCAATGTGCCTCTCATCTGGGTCACCACTTGGCTCTTATCTCTGTTAATCAACTTTGACAGCCCAAAATCAGATATTTTTGCATTGAAGCTATCGTCCAGGAGAACGTTTTGGGGCTTCACATCTAAATGAGCAATCCTTTGTCGGCAATCATCGTGAATATATGCTAAGCCCTTAGTTATGTCTAGGAAAATCTTCTTCCTTGTTTTCTAATCAAGACAGAAGCTACTGTTTTCGTGGAAGATCCATTTGTCCAACGACCCTCTACTCATATATTCATAAACTAAAACCTTGTTGCGCTTATCAATACAAAAATCGATTAGCTTCACCAAGTTCACATGGTGTATGTTCCCAATGTTGTCCACTTCCGCTAGAAACTCATCGATACCTTGTCTGGTGTTTTCAAGCAGCTTTATTACAACCATTGTTCCATTCTTTAACACCCCTTTATAAACCATTCCGAAGCCTCCTCCTATCCTTTCAGTAAACTTGGCTGTTGCAAAAGACAACTCATTGTAGGAGAAACTTGTTAGAGGTCCTGAGATAAGTGACTTAAGATGTTTCCGTTGTTTGCCTacacatttcatcttcttcaacagcATGAAGCATATAGCGACAAGAAAAGTCATGGTTAGCAGAAAGGAATATATAGCTAATGGGATTTTGTACCAAGAATGAGAGCGAATGATAGATGATCACCTAGAGGAACCATTAAACTTCCAAAAAGGAACCTTTATGTATGACGATAAATAATACCCATCTTTATGTGGATTTCCCATGATTAAGAGTATCTCAGTGTGGGAAAGTAAAGAACAATATCCGTTACCGCTTGACGTCATTTCCTGAGAAGCAAAGAAGGCAGCTTTGCAAGATGGATTATGGTGACAGGCTTGCTTGCAACTTTTTTCAGTGTATAACTAACGACTAGATGCCAATATATTAAAGGTACTGAAATAGGCAAGACTCCTAAAATGAATCATTTCATAGTGAATTGTCACACCCTGAAATAATATTGGGGGGTTGATTTCTCGACAACAAAGATTAAGATACTGGTAATTTATCAGGGCAAAGCGGCCTTTGCCATTTGGTCCGATAGGACAACTGCAGGTACCCCATTTGCAAACCCCAAGTCTGCCACACCTGAGTGGAATCCAGCATTCGCCTGATTTATTCGCCCAATAGAAAATACTTCCCCATTGACCTTCAGGGTTGCACCCATATATCCTAAGACCCCCATCAGCATCCAATCTCAGGAACAAAATAGTTGTATATGTTGAGCTTGAATTCACAACATCGAGTTGCAGTTTTACCACTGTATCATTTGATTGGTAATAGAATTCAATCCCTCCCATTGTGAACTGAACATATTTCAGAGAAAGATCCTCAGTCGCCTTTGGTATTGCAGAGAAAAGTTCATCTGCCCTAGGAGGTTCAATAGTTAGATATTAGGTTGGTTCCTCACCCACTACGGATGCAACCATGCCATGAGAATTCAGAGAAAGGTAAAATAAGCTTTGATTGTCATGGATTGAAGTGGTTCTTAAAGTAATCTAGTGGTTTGCCCATAGTACTTGGCCTAATAGAAGAGTGTCAATAGGATATTGGGAAGATTCCCAAATAGGTCGTATAACAACCGAATTTCAATAGTGTTGGGAACAGTGATTTAAgctcactaaatccgacgagtgagttggaaaatttagtaaattaataataatgagttaagtttgaatttagaaatatttttcttAGAAAGAATtatgtgaattaaaagaatttgttagGTCAAATGGGTCAAACaagaggtatcaagacctcaaatctataaaccgagacataaatatttttagaaatatttatggagtgttatgagttagtattaaagtttcgttaggaaattttaatgttttgatagttaattaattaaaaagaactaaattgtaaaaggtgcaaaacttgttaaagtgattaaatagattAAGTGTCTAATAAGGAGGGATTTATAAAGCAATCAGACCCAAATTAAATGGTCTGGACGGTTTGGGGCATGAAATAAGTAAgaaaataatgtgaaaaaggggtaaaattggaaataaCCTAAAATTCATTAgttaaaaggatttaattgaa
The sequence above is drawn from the Gossypium hirsutum isolate 1008001.06 chromosome A05, Gossypium_hirsutum_v2.1, whole genome shotgun sequence genome and encodes:
- the LOC107960442 gene encoding precursor of CEP14; the encoded protein is MARFSSLVIIFLVIISASFVPQMESRKLLNAGERNENVPSLFASLMLSALPKGSKVPASAPSKKGHATLDNEKLFARHLARIDRILQSVPSPGAGH
- the LOC107961126 gene encoding G-type lectin S-receptor-like serine/threonine-protein kinase SD2-5, coding for MTFLVAICFMLLKKMKCVGKQRKHLKSLISGPLTSFSYNELSFATAKFTERIGGGFGMVYKGVLKNGTMVVIKLLENTRQGIDEFLAEVDNIGNIHHVNLVKLIDFCIDKRNKKTRKKIFLDITKGLAYIHDDCRQRIAHLDVKPQNVLLDDSFNAKISDFGLSKLINRDKSQVVTQMRGTLGYLAHEWQHSRITVKVDINRFGIVMLEVITGRMVLDYSQPDSDVCLLKLVKKK